TCAGTTTGAAGTCATATTTAGTATCAATAGTATGTTAGTATGTGATTTtgaatcaccaaagtcattaccATTTATCTTGAGGCGGTCAAGAATGTTTGTACCAAATGTAATAGCAATTCATCCAATAATCCAtaaaagtggtggactgactaACAGACAGAAGGACATTTCCATCCATAGAGCCATGCTTCTAGCATGACCGAAACACTGTAAAGTTAATTAATGAGCTTCTAAGTTTTATCAAGTTGAAATTTGACATAAATGTCAcactcagatcagccagctaaacttttactgcgctggtagaaaaaatatgtagttggattgtaacttcatgtagttattctccagactctgttatggctttgttacgtggacagaaatgcaCCATTACCTtactgagacaaacagctgatgaatattatttatAATGAAATGATAACAGCAGGGAACCTCAGATCAGTAGCTAAACTTCACAtcttactgccctggtggaaaacatgtatttctttttagtgctaatggtgatatataacaagaccgtgtgcctatcaagtgaccaataatgaatactttccgaatttgcatttaaaaaacgtTATTGGATATTGCctccccactgtgcacacaaatatgtaatttgtactttcacatgttaaatgcccattaaaaacgttgcaccgttttaccacaagctgaaattatgtctgtcagtactactttgtgtttctgttgtatttcaaaaaattcaaaagaaagcgagaggagccttgatcctccccagccaatgcctttgtaaacttcatgtattatgtggtttataatggactgtggtgcagaaagaGTGAGGCTTACgttgtcctggtatctgtcagtggtcatactggatgcactagatgtgatagtttttgagaattgcttcattttcattttcttctatgttagtccagatgagccaaccctcccaagatgtaaaatatgagtatgagacatcatgtagcacttcatttcttcatgtggctgttgtttattaatgaaaaagtaacaataatattctaAAAAACATATGgctttacataatttatataatttcttaatatatctaaaagaaacctaatttcttgactggcaatctcttttatctcatagatgacatctttgtcctgtctcaggcaccgtagctatactgctCACTTGGGTAGGGGAAGGGAGTTGCTATTTGGGCCCTttaccactagatgtcactagaacctacacactgaaccttaaagTAACACTGCTGAATGAATTCCGCCTACTCTGAAGCACAGTTCTCATCAAACTCATTAGCTTGAATCATTAGCATGAAAACTAATTAACAAGTAATatataacacatttaaaatcatgtcagcttaaacacaaactgtacTGACAAAGAGGAACACTGGTCACACAATGGACATGAGATCACGGACACATAGCATTATCACCACCAGACAAAGATACACATGGTtgtgctgcatgtgtaaatatgTAGCATTGTATGgtagaaaataataacaaataatcaCAGcagatcaaaataaaacagaagaaagatgTGGTGAGAGAGGCAAGGCCTGGGGACGACATAGTCATAGTCATTGTACatataaaggtttcacaaatgaCATTAAGGCCAAAATGTCCCACCTTTAAAGTAGCTTTTGTAGAGTGCCGAGTTGGCTTAGGGGTTTAAGGTGCCAACTACGAACCACACTGTCCCTTTTTGCTCTGGAAGACATTTACAAAagatgtattttgtcatttaatttggaggacGTGTTGGATTGTTTTTGTGCCATGTGAATTTTATATTGCTAattaatttctgtatttatctatatatttttacttGCCAAAGGTACTCAATGACATTTCTACACATAAacaggaggagccagggatcaGACCACCAGCCCTACAGTCAATGGACGACTCACTCTACCACACCGAAAAACACATGGGATGAAAAATGAACTCTTAAATTTTTTCATATAACAAAAATGGAAAGCTTTGAGTTTCACCATTTGTCAGTATTAAAATAGAGTATGTTTGCCTCTGTGGCAGTATGATTCAAACAGCCATCTGCAGTGTGTTTTCCTTGTGCACTGGAACACTGCATGTACAGAAAAAAGACACTAAAACTTTGGCTACTACCTTTGTTCACTTTCATCGCTTAAAATGGATGCTGGCATGCAACAGTACATGTTCTGTGTGTTCTAGTGTTGCATAACACTGAAAAATTAACaatcaaaatgtgtttctgaCGCTTACATTTAAAAGGGAACACTCAATTGTAACCTGTCAGTGgaatcaaacattttcagatAGCAAATCTGCTCTCCACTTACTCATTTTTAGCCCAATAAAATCAGAGTGTGCTGTTAAAAGCTCAGTTTTATGTAttgtttctgcagactggtgaGTCACAGAGCTGGCGGTGGAGCGGCAATGACATTTATGGTGTGATTCAGGTGGAGTGAGACCAAGAGAAAAATCTACAGTCGGACCGCTCACTTAAATGAGTTTAGTCTCATTCCACATCATAAGATGTTCTGTTGATGGGTGACTAAGCCATAAACAGACAAACCGGAATTTTTGTTTTCTGAGTTTGttgatttcagtgttttgctgtccttttcttcttttcatcatTCTATGTTTGTCTGTAGCCATATCGTTaagttttctgtgtgtgtgtgtgtgtatgttgtgttttaatatgTGTAGACTGCGTGTATCTGTGTACAaaccttgtgtgttttgtgcatatTAATCCTGGATACttgcttttctctctgcttgcgTACAACAGTTTGTGTAAAAATGCTTTGTCTGTGTCTTCACTGTGTGTACATGACTGCCAGTTTGCTGGCACTGCAAAAACATGTCATGTGTGTCCAGAAAATCAGAGTAATTCTTCTGTCTGACTCACTTAACACACATCAGTCAGTAGGTTGTGCTGTCATCCgtgagaggagagaaggggacGCCAGCAGTGTGACAGCCACACAACCGCCTGACTTGTTGACAGACAGCTCTAAAAATGAGAACCTCAATGATCTCAACTCTCTTACTGTGCTAGATTTAATGACCAATTAGATAAtactaatcatcatcatcatcatcatcatcttcatcatcatatCTTCATATTTAAAGATTAAGCAAGAAATACAGCTCAAAGtgatttacaataaagaaattaCATGCACTGAGTGCTTTACATGATAATAGACAGAACTGACATAAAACAGGGATAGAATGCCAGTTAATTAACAaagccatctttataataataataaaaataaaataaaaataaagatgcaAATATAATAAACAGTCAATAACATAAGCGGGAAAATAAAACCTGCTGAAtggtaataatataataataatataataaaaaatagaatgcataaaatcaagtaaaatactgatgtttcagttttattccTGATGTTTCAGGCATCAGTTGGTTTCCATTAATTTCCATATAATATTACACTCTATTAGCATGATCTTTAAACTTTTTTCATTTGTACAATGCATTCATTTTAGTCAGTGTGTTAGAAGATTATTAGAAGATTATCACAAATAAACTGTTCTTACTTACTTCATTATCAAAATTATCATAGTTAATTTGCCATAAGTCATCCTCATCcggtgcaaaaaaaaaaccaactacCACTGTGCAGAAACCCTAAGTGGCCATTCATtccaatatattttttaacaatgtTGTTTTCCCATTATAATGGGATAATTATCTTGAGATCTCAAGATAGCAAATGTTGTTTTAGCAATATTATTCAAATGTCTGACTTTGGCGACTCCTTGTGGTAgtttcaaataaaacatgtggCAGAAATGCAATACTGTGTGAACTATGTTATAGTGATATTGATTTGAAAGTTTGTTTAAGTAAGCGTATAATAATGCATTTCAGTAACTGATGCCGTGAAGACCAGGTCAGAAAACACAGGTCACAACAGAAAGATAATAACCCACCTTGCACAGCTGCGGAAAAACAGCAGAgcaaaacactgctcctgatgTTGTCAACGCTCTGAGTTTCTTGCAgtcataaatgtttttgtaaataatagGAAGCTTTCAGATCTTGACATGTTTGGATGTGTCAGGGAAGGAGAGGACTGCAGACAGCAGCTACACCTACATTAATGATCAACACAAACTCTCAGCTCTCAAATTACTGGGTATTGGAAAGTATTTTCAAAAGTTCCAAAATTCAGTCTAACTGAAGTACTTCCATTTTTTCCCTGGCATAACAAGTGATTGAGCCAGTACTCATCAGTACCACCACCTTCTTATTGTAGGTGCTCATGGTATAGTTATTGAAACTGCCCAGCAAAATAGGCTTGTTCCGTGCTCACAGTGAGAGGTAGCAAATATGCAGCTTGTGAGGtacaatacagtatgtgtacagttGGAAATGTTAGCTTATATTTCTGCTAAATCCTCTGACCATAAATGGTGTGTACAGAGCAAGGCAGATATAGGTCGGTTATTGTTTTGATACTTTGCGAACATGAATTACCAGTTTACTTTTTTGTACTTAAAGAACAATTCTTGTGAATGATTTGTGTCCTCAAATGCTACACGTGCGTTTTATGCAGGTTACTGGTACCACTGGGCTTAACATACAGTAGCTAACACTGGACGAGAGGCAGGATCCACCCTGGACAGATCTATCACAGGGCTgacaaacatacagacaaaATACCATTCATACTCACATCCACCCACAGTTGAGTCTCCAGTTGACCAAACTTGTgtgtctttggactgtgggaagGTATCAGAGCACATAGAAGAATCCAATGCATACTTTCATTGCATACTGTGATTATATACCGTATGTACTATGGAGTAATACTAGACTTAGATTCTGTATAAAATATAGTCTAATATAtctacagttacatttattttgccacTTGACTTCAAAATCTGTTCTTGCATGTATTTTATGCCTTAACCAAAATGTACAAAGGACTAACGGACtaatgatacaaaaaaaaagtttctttaaagTTTCATTTTATCTACACCATGTGTTTTCAAAGTCTAAAACTGTGCCCCCTCCCCCCAGCCAAAGCTTGGTTAGTTTGGCTGAAGTCCAAGATGTGTaagggatcatgattatgttatttttctgccatagacactcaacaacctaatattgctgtttgacataattTCAGACTGCACCAAATATATAAACAGAGGTCTGTCCTCAGGCATTTACTATTTCTGACTCTGGGACAGTAAAATATCCCCAAACTACTGTATATCTAAAGCAAACCTGGcctctttaaccaaatcacacacatttaggctattctatgtgatcccTCCTTTTGATAGCCAATGTAATATCTTTTCACTGAGCCTCCCTGGAACAGTTTGGAGCCACTTTCAAAACATCTGGACTACACTGTAGCCCTGCTGAATCAGAGAAAACTACACAGACCACAgttcctgtgtttttatttgttgcctTCTGCTGCCATCTAGCGGACAAACAAAGTGCTCCGTGATTGGCTTGATTTGCGATGTGCttgtctctgattggctggtatAATTTCCGCCATGTACAAAAAACCTCCGTGCGGAAACACACGGTTTAACGCTTCCCCCGTATCATCGCAATTAAAATATATCAAGcaaattttcattttttgtcGCGCTAAGATTTTGGTCTTTATACACGTATGATTTTAGCAATATGCAAGTAACAAAATAAACCCCCCAGGTTTAGGAAGTTTGGCAATATGCGTCGGACTTGTGTGGTTTATTTCCGGACGACAATAGAGAAGGGACCAGCTCAATTTATGGAGTTTCGAAAAACAGTTTTTCTGTGAGAGTTCCTCTCCGAAGCAGTTTGAACAAAATGGGGAACTTTAGAGCATTTCTGAGCACAACACTGATCTTCCTGATACTCGAGTTGTCTCTTGTGTGCTGTGATATAACGGACGGAAACGCGGAACATCTGAAGAGAGAGCACTCGTTAATGAAACCGTACCAAGGTAACATGGCTCAGTTAGCTCGTTAGCTAACCTGGTGCTCTGCCCGATTCTTCCCTCTTTCGCCGCCTTGTAGAAGTTATTCAGCGACAAGAGCAGCTTCTTGGCTAATTAATGCAATTGACTATCGGCTCAGTCATACAAACTAATtatctagtgtgtgtgtgtatataacgTTATGTGTATGCGTGTAGCGTAAGAGCTGGTTatattacacacatacatatatactttaaacatacacatatatgcacaattacagtgtaatgtaatgtaagcaGTCAGGGCATCTGCGCCACAGAATGCTTTTATACAAGGAACCAAACACTTAATATTTCGTCATACCAGTATCGTTGGacctgttttacatttttgcacGTAACATTAGAAAGTCAAATATTTGTCGGCTAAAATGTCAGCTTAATAACTTAGCTACACGTACAGCACGACATGATGTTGGAGCATACTAGTGATTTTgtatgtttcagtttttttctgatGTTCCAGGCATCAGTTGATTTCCATTACTTCCATTTAATGACTCTCTATTAGCAGGATGTTGAAACTTCCTTCGGGTGTGCAATCCATTACAACGAGCATCAAGTCTGGATTCATTTTAGACAGTGTGTTAGAAAATTATTAGAAGATTCTGAAAACATAATGCAGATGTGCACAACTAAAGCTTTTAAGAATCTGCTTATGGATTTTATACAATTTAGAAATCAATGGAATCCAGTGGATACTCATTAATGCCGGGATATATACACAGAGCATCTAAAACTGTAAAGCTTGCACTGAAAAATCATCTTCTAAAATACTAAGTAAAGATTATGTGTAACTCAAGAGCTACTGGTATGgtcatttacagtttttattcaGTTGCTAACatgcaatggtcaaaactgaaaGCACATTTACAAACCTCTTCATaaagtctgcattaccaactaGCATCCCGGCCAATCTCGCCTCCAAAACTCACTCAAACCCCAAAAACAGGTCATACAAGTCTCAAAATTAGCTTGGTCGATTAAACACGGGGAacaattctcactcagaaaATGTACATTGTCACTCAAAACACACGTACCTACAAAATTATAGCATTGTACATAAATGAAAAACTTGACTAATTCTTCAAATATATCAGTGTTTTATTATAGAATaagaattaaatattttcactttattgactaCAAAAGAACATGTAACAAAAATAAGAATGCAGAACGTTTTTTGTAGCAacttaaaatagtaaaaataaaacgttgaaacaaaaaagaaattccTGAAATTTCTGTGCTGCAATGCcgtttttctcagttgtttaaACAGTCACACTGGTACTTGCACAACCTGTAATTCATGTACCAAACACCTGAACAATTCTGCTACAACACATTTTGCTTTACACTCAGATTTCAGTTCTAAACAACACTTTTAACAAATACTACACACATAGAAGTAAACATAACATTTACATCAATATTCTGctaagattttctatatatttcaaTCTGGTTATtgagtttgaatgtgttttttaacagttttagaCAGAAAAGtagtcattgaatgcattttgtgtgaaagtaaAGGAAACACGATTCACAGTTTGGTTGTACTTAATCAAATATGCTGCAGGCGTCTAGAGCTGTTACAGTTcagtaaggcaaaacaaggcatgtttatttgtatagcacattttaacaacaaggcaAGTGGAGTTCATTAGCATGTTAGTTATGAGTCAAAATATCTGAGAAATTGTGAAAAGCTCACTCAGCACTCCCTCTGGATAAAGAAGTTTGTTAAGGGCGTGGGCAAAAAAGTGCAGGTTAAGGAACACATATCGGGAACTTGATTCTTAAGTGAAAGCAGCACGCAGCCTACTTTAACTGATAACTCTGAACTCCAGTGTGTCTGATTGTGTCTTTTCCTTTTATCTGTTTGTCCTGCAGGTGTTGGCAGCAGCCCTACCAGTCAGTGGGACTTCTGGGGAAGCACTTTAGTGACGAGCTCATATGTCCGACTCACTCCAGATGAGAGGAGCAAGCAGGGATCCATCTGGAATACTGTGGTGAGGACAGACTACTATTAATACCCAAGCATATTCTATTTCAGCATTATATTTCTAGTACATCTTCTGCATCGGGTTAATAAAGCCATGCCCACTCAGCCTGGCTCCCTTTAAACTTCAGCCTCACAAAAATCGAGTTGTCGCAAATTGATATTTATTCTGTTTCATCTTTACAAGATATAACTGCTCATCAGCTCACATTTGATTTTGGTGAATTGTGTACTTTTTAACATCTGATCTCATCATCTTCAAAAAgacatttctaaaaatgtattttgtggtTGTTGCTGGACTGAAGTGTCCTTTCTGCGGACTTgtattttgaaatataaaataaaaatacctatATAGACGTTTTGTAAAACACTTTACTATTTCACGATGCTGCCATAGAAAGTAAATACGTGTTCTGTTTCTGATCTACAGCCATGTCACCTGAAGGACTGGGAGATGCATGTGCAGTTTAAAATTCATGGATCAGGAAAGAAGAATCTCCATGGCGACGGCATCGCTATCTGGTACACGAAGGACAGACTGCATCCAGGTAATGTTGCTTTTTTCAGGCCCATGGTTCTTTACTACAGAGTTTGTGGAATACACTCACCCAGCTTGATCAAAGATTAAAGTTTGGATTTACCCAAAGTGCAACactcacctgtcacctgctgtTCCTCATCTAACCAGTTCCAGTAAGAACATCCACCAAACTACTGCAGCAATGACTAAaccatattatattatatttactcAGAGCTACTAAAGTACTAAAAGTTGAACACAGTGAAACTGCTTTCTCTCCACTCACCTGTATGGTCACTCATGTTGATCCAATCAGTTTAGCACATAGACGCTGCCCATTTGAAGGCGAAGGCAGTCGCTCTGCTATGGAAATTCATATGGTCATTGCACGGCACAAGTAAATCTGCTATTGTATTTTGATGGATCGCTCATTGGAAAAGCGGCATTAAATTATGAAATCACATTTTAGACAACTGCAGGACACCTGACCTTACCTGTCATCGTAAAGCTGCTGTAGGCAGCGTTAGATGAATGAAGATTTTGTCATTATCCAACCCAGAAAACCCCACCTCCCGTCAAAGCTACTTCTCCAAAACACATTGTCACActtagggatgcactgaaattaaaattcttggccaaagccgaagccaaatataatgaaaaaatttgctaAATACCGAACAAGtatattcacatttttgccttgttttttttaccattgcataaattaaatagtaaaaaagtgCTTTTGTATagtgtaaagtaaattacatgtgtccatttacttttaatgtacacatgtaatatgttttatactttctgtgaatataatccaattaatcttatttctaTCCCGTaaagacgccttattttgaaaaccggacgttgtcacatgtgcaTCCTTGAATTAAATTCATCAactccgacccaatttgataaataatgttgtatgtggttctatCGCGTAACAtaaagacttcacagcctctcttcaggtaggactctcttattgcaacacttgtctttgtaaagagagaaaatgacaggataaagtcgctaacctgcctgtcagctccgGTCAGCTCGCTacagttaccataaaggcttgaatacgtgtgcactccaaatttaggtgcggctagcttaattgcCGTCTCAGAAATGAGTGACAAACACTCAAAGCAGGTCTGAcagtttgttgccttttctaagaagtcagccacagatggagtggatgtgctttaaaatgcttccacactgccgacatgtcaacataattgttcagtaaaatttaATCAGtgttttgacttattaggccgaacaccgaaagtgctttttttcaGCCGATTAATTCTGGTGGCAGAACATTTGGTGCATCCGTAGTCACGCACAATGAGTGCACAGgaaggtagacaggcaggtcgGCCATTCAGGCATTTCATTTGGACTGAAGGAAATCATTGGCTGTGCTTGTTGCCgtcctgtgacagccacagatactggatttctttttttttatttttattgttttttttagtcagagcatttgatttattgattgctgttggaaTAGAGAAAAAAGCTTCTGAAGTAAATCGCCTACCCAAGCTTTAAATTTCATCCAACTTTTTGTTCCTCATTTTGTCCTGTTTTAATGGATTAAAAGAGAGATGTCACAATATAGTAAAACAAAGACTGAGTCGCTGTTAAAAACAGTATGTACAGATAAAGGTAACGGTGACATGTATAAAGTGCTGCAACTCAAACAGTAAATCCAAAGATGTGTATTTGTCCCAGTCATGCTCACTCGCCCCCTCACTGAAATGCAGCCCCATCGTCCTCATTCCATCAGTCAGCTTAATTTCTGCATGTCCAGATGTTTGTGTCCACCATCTCAGCTTGCTGTCATCACTGCTGACCACAGAACAGTGTCTCGAGTTGTCTGCTCATGTCTCACCTCATCTCTGCCTCCATCCTAGGCCCTGTGTTTGGAAACCAAGATCAGTATCTTGGCCTGGCTATTTTTTTGGATACCTTCCGCAATGACCTCCACGGAATGGATGTAAGTGTGTAGTGTATTACCTCGAGGCGATTGACTTGCTTGTTTCATTGCAGGGCCTGTGTTTTCCAACAATGCTCTCTTCCACGGGCTGGCCGTTTTTATAGATACTTACTCTAACGATGATGCGACGGATGTGAGTGGTTGCTCAGATTTTACTTGTCAGCATGTTTTTctcaatgcacatttgtttttcttcactttAAATTGGCATGTTTTTGAAACTTTTTAAGCATGAAAAcccaacacattttatttttccattttttcacacatttgtttctacagcaataaagaaaaaaatttatCATAATTACTACTAAAGGACATTACTAAGCGTGATGGTTCTCTATAAGTAATCTTGCTGTTTAAACATTGTTAAATATCTTAAAggaggttgtttttatttcaccaaaACTTGTCTTGTGAAATATGCTACTTCCACATTGCAAATGAAAGAGTCCCTATTTTTGTCTTATCTATGAGTGAACAGCTAAAATCTGGTTGCATGTTATTAAAACAGATCCTGAGGCATCCATCTTACTTTTAAATGCCTAAATCAAAGTTTTTCAATGTTGCCAGCATTTGTAGGATAGAGAACAGTAAGACCAATACTGACAAAACACGTAGTTTGGTTCAATTACTTCATTCAAAAGTtgaatacacatactgtatccaAAATCATAGTGTAGATACGAATAAAGTAACTCAAAACATGATATTGATGTCAATTCAAACTGTATTGATGTTAGAGTTTTGTTCTAAATAATTATGAGCATTCATacaaaacatcagatttgatcACCAATTTAAAATTGATCCTAAAAAGGTTTGCAGTGTGAAGGTAGCCTCTGTGTGTATCCAGCTGGGCTGAAATGTATCATGTGGGCTTcgtacattttattttctatatttgttTGTCCATCTTTATTTTAGAATAAACATATataatgcttgtttttttgtgattcaTTTGTTGATTCTTTCCTTTCGGTCACCAGCGTTCCTTCCCGTACATTTCGGCTATGGTGAACAACGGCTCAGTGAATTACGACCACGGCAAAGATGGCCGCTCGTCTGAGCTAGGAGGCTGCTCTGCTGAGATCAGGAACAGGGAGCACGACACGTACCTCGCCATTCGCTACTCCAAAGGAAGACTTACTGTATGTAGACacagctttttattttcataggAAAGCTGCATAGATTCTcttaatttagtttagtttggtGAAGAACTGCACTCTAAGCATCACTT
This portion of the Micropterus dolomieu isolate WLL.071019.BEF.003 ecotype Adirondacks linkage group LG19, ASM2129224v1, whole genome shotgun sequence genome encodes:
- the lman2 gene encoding vesicular integral-membrane protein VIP36 isoform X2: MGNFRAFLSTTLIFLILELSLVCCDITDGNAEHLKREHSLMKPYQGVGSSPTSQWDFWGSTLVTSSYVRLTPDERSKQGSIWNTVPCHLKDWEMHVQFKIHGSGKKNLHGDGIAIWYTKDRLHPGPVFSNNALFHGLAVFIDTYSNDDATDRSFPYISAMVNNGSVNYDHGKDGRSSELGGCSAEIRNREHDTYLAIRYSKGRLTVMVDVEDKNEWKECIDIGGVRLPTGYFFGASAATGDLSDNHDIISMKLYQLMVEHTPEEENQDWTKIEPSVSLLKSPKDNIDDPTGNFRGTPLTGWKVFLLLLCALLGIVVCAVVGAVVFQKRQERNKRFY
- the lman2 gene encoding vesicular integral-membrane protein VIP36 isoform X1, producing the protein MGNFRAFLSTTLIFLILELSLVCCDITDGNAEHLKREHSLMKPYQGVGSSPTSQWDFWGSTLVTSSYVRLTPDERSKQGSIWNTVPCHLKDWEMHVQFKIHGSGKKNLHGDGIAIWYTKDRLHPGPVFGNQDQYLGLAIFLDTFRNDLHGMDRSFPYISAMVNNGSVNYDHGKDGRSSELGGCSAEIRNREHDTYLAIRYSKGRLTVMVDVEDKNEWKECIDIGGVRLPTGYFFGASAATGDLSDNHDIISMKLYQLMVEHTPEEENQDWTKIEPSVSLLKSPKDNIDDPTGNFRGTPLTGWKVFLLLLCALLGIVVCAVVGAVVFQKRQERNKRFY